A single region of the Selenomonas sp. oral taxon 920 genome encodes:
- a CDS encoding coenzyme F(420) biosynthesis enzyme, which produces MKRFVQMALVLCLTLFAVQAGASPYSDKVTLPEGATITNVNRLAVGAPLYVQVEDTSPSIEILTQVVSDASRITHANIVTYDAVAAGIQTDKGIDIKALPRREAAKVFKENVASYADAYIILTVANNSRTTFFFDVYRSGSNELLYTYEVRANKSDGNTVATFAALSEQFYKNWQRSVEDQNKGK; this is translated from the coding sequence ATGAAGAGATTCGTCCAGATGGCACTTGTTCTGTGCCTGACGCTTTTTGCCGTACAGGCAGGGGCATCTCCCTATTCCGATAAGGTGACGCTGCCGGAGGGCGCAACGATTACGAATGTCAACCGCTTGGCGGTCGGTGCTCCTCTCTATGTGCAGGTGGAGGATACGTCTCCCTCGATTGAAATTCTGACGCAGGTGGTTTCGGATGCGAGCCGGATTACACACGCGAATATTGTGACCTATGATGCGGTGGCAGCCGGTATTCAGACGGATAAGGGCATTGATATTAAGGCATTGCCGCGCCGCGAGGCTGCAAAGGTGTTCAAGGAGAATGTTGCCTCCTATGCGGATGCGTACATTATCCTGACGGTTGCGAACAACAGCCGCACAACGTTCTTCTTTGATGTCTATCGCTCGGGTTCGAACGAGCTCCTCTATACCTATGAGGTACGTGCGAATAAGTCAGACGGAAATACGGTTGCAACGTTTGCTGCGCTTTCCGAGCAGTTCTATAAGAACTGGCAGCGTTCGGTGGAAGACCAGAACAAGGGAAAGTAA